A single genomic interval of Armatimonadota bacterium harbors:
- a CDS encoding efflux RND transporter periplasmic adaptor subunit — MRNNRSALIALVVVAALVGGFYAIQKHRPARKPVLTQSSIQKETGVPVVVASPKRRNVDDVLSVTGQLAADSTVTLSTKVAGKVVSVAAREGGAVSAGQVVIQLDDADARRQLAQAQAGLDQARAGLQVAEARLSQARTGKSVGDIQTSSGVDAAKAAVRSAKARLEMVTTGARRQERIQAQNAVDSAKAGLDKAQADYQRYKALADQGAVSASTLDGFRTALNVSKAQYDSALQSLSLVKEGPRTEDVRQAEAGLQQAEESLRTAVAARKTTSTRTEDVNAAIAGVSTARASLGAARAAVGIAEQNVENFKIRSPRSGSVTMRSVEPGQYANPGQALLTVVDLGTVYLQADVSEVDMVQVRPGMVVNVRVDALPGRTWRGRVDSIVATADPSSRSFTAKVIVPNPDKALRPNMFARADVITGLLANALLVPKESVFERDGKSIVVRVKDGKADIVNVTPGVVHGDEIVLRGAGLGVNDKVVTSGQQDLSDGQKVALPAKG; from the coding sequence ATGAGAAACAACCGTTCTGCGCTGATAGCGCTCGTTGTCGTTGCCGCCCTGGTCGGCGGGTTCTATGCCATTCAGAAACACCGCCCGGCGCGTAAGCCTGTTCTCACCCAGTCGTCGATCCAGAAGGAGACCGGTGTGCCGGTGGTAGTGGCGTCGCCGAAGCGCCGCAATGTCGACGATGTATTGTCCGTAACGGGCCAGTTGGCCGCGGATTCAACCGTGACACTGTCCACAAAGGTGGCCGGCAAGGTTGTGTCTGTGGCCGCTCGCGAAGGCGGCGCGGTCTCCGCCGGCCAGGTTGTGATCCAGCTGGACGATGCCGATGCGCGGCGTCAACTGGCCCAGGCCCAGGCCGGCCTCGATCAAGCCCGCGCCGGCCTCCAGGTCGCCGAAGCGCGCCTGTCGCAGGCCCGCACCGGGAAGTCGGTAGGTGACATTCAGACCTCCTCCGGGGTTGACGCCGCGAAAGCCGCCGTCCGGTCCGCGAAAGCGCGTCTCGAGATGGTGACTACCGGCGCCCGCCGGCAGGAACGCATCCAGGCGCAGAACGCGGTCGACAGTGCAAAGGCCGGTTTGGACAAGGCGCAAGCGGATTACCAGCGTTATAAGGCGCTGGCGGACCAGGGAGCGGTCTCGGCGTCAACGCTTGACGGCTTCCGAACCGCGCTGAATGTCTCGAAAGCGCAGTATGACAGCGCGCTGCAGAGCCTGAGCCTCGTTAAGGAAGGCCCCCGGACTGAAGACGTGCGCCAGGCGGAAGCGGGGCTTCAGCAGGCCGAGGAATCTCTCCGCACGGCCGTCGCTGCGAGAAAAACAACCTCCACGCGAACCGAGGATGTCAACGCGGCCATCGCCGGCGTTTCGACAGCACGCGCGTCCCTTGGCGCGGCGAGGGCTGCCGTGGGAATTGCCGAGCAGAACGTCGAGAATTTCAAGATTCGTTCGCCCCGTTCCGGGTCCGTCACGATGCGATCCGTGGAGCCCGGGCAGTATGCCAACCCCGGACAGGCGCTCTTGACGGTTGTGGACCTCGGCACTGTGTACCTCCAGGCGGACGTAAGCGAAGTGGACATGGTTCAGGTGCGCCCTGGGATGGTTGTCAACGTTCGGGTGGATGCCCTCCCGGGACGAACGTGGCGCGGCCGGGTGGATTCCATCGTTGCGACGGCGGACCCGTCGAGCCGGAGCTTCACCGCGAAGGTGATCGTCCCCAATCCGGATAAAGCGCTGCGCCCGAACATGTTCGCGCGCGCCGATGTGATAACAGGCCTCCTTGCCAATGCGCTCCTCGTTCCGAAGGAGTCCGTTTTCGAGCGGGACGGCAAATCGATTGTCGTCCGCGTGAAGGATGGCAAGGCAGACATAGTCAACGTAACGCCAGGGGTTGTCCACGGGGACGAGATTGTGCTTCGCGGCGCCGGCCTTGGGGTCAACGATAAGGTTGTGACCAGCGGACAGCAGGACCTGAGCGATGGGCAGAAAGTAGCATTGCCGGCTAAGGGCTGA
- a CDS encoding TolC family protein, translating into MLKRIALIGAALVICGSLRAQDVKTAPAAPGDAVMTVDDAVALALKNNELVALSESAERKAHAKIHEAAANALPQVKVSASFLRQKEVSASIPTKYDANGVPIGFATFTLNPATSKTSNAVATQLVDIWGSVRRAKTIASLSNRIAALSVLRSKSEVVYQTRTSFYNVLRAQGAMDVAQAAVTEAEEQLRLADAFVKAGTSPEFDVMRAKVTLADRQQALIVAKDSVSLAGAALNNVLGRDVSTPLNLAPENGVPTGDVDIAAQTQKALDSRPEVIQAGLGIRANHEAVGIYKAGNLPQVSLSGVYSYNWTASGLSSEKANWNYGVNVSWPLWDSGLTKAKVAEAKEDLKTSELQRDQLLRGVALEVRQWGLRVQETADRFTVGDKSVSVAEEALRLAKVRYQNGVATQLEVTDAETALTSARFNRINALYDHLSARAAFDATVMGRVQSAAGTAQ; encoded by the coding sequence ATGCTGAAACGAATTGCCTTGATTGGGGCCGCCCTGGTTATCTGCGGTTCCCTGCGAGCACAGGACGTGAAGACGGCGCCGGCCGCGCCTGGCGACGCGGTGATGACGGTCGATGATGCCGTCGCGCTGGCTCTGAAGAACAACGAACTCGTGGCGTTGAGCGAATCCGCAGAGCGGAAAGCCCACGCGAAAATTCACGAAGCGGCCGCCAACGCGCTGCCGCAGGTGAAGGTCTCCGCCAGTTTCCTTCGCCAGAAAGAAGTCTCGGCGAGTATTCCCACCAAGTACGACGCAAACGGCGTTCCCATCGGGTTTGCCACCTTCACGCTCAATCCGGCAACCAGCAAGACATCCAACGCCGTCGCTACCCAACTGGTGGACATCTGGGGATCCGTCCGAAGAGCGAAGACCATTGCATCGCTCAGCAACCGAATCGCCGCACTGTCCGTGCTTCGCAGCAAATCAGAAGTCGTTTATCAGACGCGAACCTCATTCTATAATGTGCTGCGCGCGCAGGGGGCGATGGACGTCGCCCAGGCCGCGGTTACGGAAGCCGAGGAGCAGTTGCGTCTGGCGGATGCCTTTGTCAAAGCGGGCACTTCTCCGGAGTTCGATGTGATGCGGGCCAAGGTTACCCTGGCGGATCGCCAGCAGGCCCTGATCGTTGCGAAAGACAGTGTTTCGCTGGCGGGCGCCGCCCTGAACAACGTGCTTGGGCGGGACGTCAGCACGCCGCTGAATCTGGCGCCCGAGAATGGGGTGCCCACCGGTGATGTGGATATCGCCGCCCAGACACAGAAGGCCCTGGACTCGCGGCCCGAAGTCATTCAGGCCGGGCTTGGCATCCGGGCAAACCATGAGGCGGTGGGGATCTATAAAGCCGGCAACCTGCCGCAGGTTTCGCTTTCCGGCGTGTACAGCTACAACTGGACCGCTTCCGGGCTGAGCTCGGAGAAGGCCAACTGGAATTACGGTGTGAATGTCTCGTGGCCCCTCTGGGACAGCGGGCTAACGAAGGCGAAAGTCGCCGAAGCCAAGGAAGACCTCAAGACTTCTGAACTGCAGCGCGACCAACTGCTTCGCGGAGTGGCGCTGGAGGTTCGCCAATGGGGCCTTCGGGTGCAGGAGACCGCGGACCGTTTCACCGTGGGCGACAAATCGGTGAGTGTGGCCGAAGAGGCGCTCCGCCTCGCGAAGGTCCGTTACCAGAATGGCGTTGCCACTCAGTTGGAGGTCACGGACGCCGAGACGGCGCTGACATCGGCCAGATTCAACCGGATCAACGCTCTTTACGATCACTTGTCTGCCCGCGCGGCGTTTGACGCCACTGTTATGGGCCGGGTGCAGTCAGCCGCCGGGACCGCCCAGTAG
- a CDS encoding AbrB/MazE/SpoVT family DNA-binding domain-containing protein: protein MGASTAAECFYGSVTVGERGQVVIPADARKAMRIEPGDKLLVLGHPVQHGLVLTKLDEVQDVIEFFQRAIATIREVVPKDLDAHEGDV, encoded by the coding sequence ATGGGCGCTAGTACAGCCGCCGAGTGTTTTTACGGTTCAGTGACGGTGGGTGAACGCGGGCAGGTTGTCATACCGGCCGACGCTCGAAAGGCCATGCGGATTGAGCCTGGTGACAAGCTTCTGGTGCTGGGGCACCCGGTTCAACACGGGCTGGTGCTCACAAAACTGGACGAAGTGCAGGATGTGATCGAGTTTTTTCAGCGCGCGATAGCGACGATCCGCGAAGTAGTCCCAAAGGATTTGGACGCGCATGAGGGGGATGTCTGA